AAATACCCATTGCTTTAGCTGGTCCCGAGGATTTACAGCAGTTTATGCCACCTGTAAGTAATCCTAACTTGTACGTTATTTCAGCGCTTAACACCTGAGCACGTTGTTTTCGAGCCAAACTGATACTGATAGCAATGTCTTATCCACAGaaaaaaggtttgaaaggagaagaggagaattaGCCTACAAAGAGCCTGACTGGCTTGAAAAAGCCAACAGCCTTTGGACAGATTTTAATTTGAACTGATTCACTTTGATCTAGTAAATGGCATGATGTAGCCCGGCTATTGTCATTTTGATGTTGTGCCAGAACACGTCCACTTCATTTGTCACTATCGCGCACACGATCTAGAATACCAAAAAGCTACTTGTGTGCACCAAATACTCAATTTGTCAAATTGTTTCAATTTGCACAGGCTTACACAGCGGTGACTGTCAAGCCCTCTCACTCGGGACGTCTGCTTAAAGTTGGAGTTGCGGTGCTTATTGTTGGAGCTGCGCTTCTCCTTTTTGGAGCCATTGGGGCTTTCTATTTCTGGAATGTCAACGACAAGCATGTAAgaacttttattttttactcaAACTGTACTGTAAAGTTATTCTTGTATCCGAGCTGTCAGGTTATACCCCAACCTTAACCTTAAGACTGAAGTGCCAGTGCTTTTGCAATGTGGTCTACCCGAAGCCCCAGGGTCGAGAGGTGTGCCAAAAGATGGAGCATTTGGTGCTatagataggcctacaatataCTGAATGCAAATTAATGGTGTCTATGTTTAAAAACCTAAATAGTGTTTTAGTTGGAAATCAAACCACATTAAATATGTGTGGTAAAGATAATATTGGATATTTTTGTCTCCTATCACGTCTATATGGATTGTTAACCTTTGTTGAAAGTGGTATGAAACCTCTCTATTAAGGacatataggacatatatatatatatatatatatatatatatatatatatatatatatatatatatagaatccATAGTTTGGATAACATGAAAAATAACTTGGATCCATCATACTAGTTTTACTGGAGACTAGAAACTAGAACTGGAGACTAGAAACTTTCAGAACTTTTTTACTGGAGACTAGAAACTTTAAGAAAGAAATGGTGTTTCAAACTCAGCAAGGACATTCATCTTTTGTATGTTAAATTTCTGTCTCCAGAGATATTTCACGCTTTATGTTTTTCCTGGTCTCCAGGGTGATGAATATTCAAACTCCAAGTGTGAAACATGATATGGCCGTTTAGATGTGGTCTACTACACCGATCATAACATACAGTCATACTGTACACGCAATTCTCTTTTGAAATCACTAGTTCACatggatttctttcttttttccccccaaaagGCATTTCTGACATATCTCTGACTTGTGGAATTTCCTGTAGGTGTACAATGTCCATTACAGCATGAGCATCAatgggaaggtggaggaggggtcCATGGAGATTGACCCTGTGAACAACCTTGAGAGGTTCCGTACTGGGAGCGGAAGTGATGAGGCCATGGAGGTCCATGACTTTCACATTGTAAGTCGCCACTTTCGCCAGTGAGCCATTTGTATAACAAAACACTAtgtctgttttttgttgttgttgttgttttccatAGAATTATGgattcaaactcattttcatgGTGTACTGACTTATAATGGGGAGAATGATGTCTGTCATGGCCACTGGGCACTATGTCATTTTCAAGAATCAGGGAGCATGACCCTTTTATGACTTTTCTATGTGGAAACTGGGTGGTTACCTAGCATGGTTGTCCATTGAATAACAGCACTAATGGTGTATCTAGTGCACTGAAGGTGTATCTAATGCATTGTAAATTGACGTCACAGCATAAATACCAATTCCTACATTGTGTTTCCTGTAGGTTTGAAGTCATGTATCTGAGGAACACCATGGCCTATAAAGAGTCATGGTCAAGGACGGTTATCTGTGTATAAAAGCTGATCACGGATTCAATGTTGGTCAAGGCCAAAGCCAAAgccatttaaatttaaatttaaatttaatCTGTTTGGACCACTTGAAATTTGAGCCTCATTTCTCTGGAGTCACAGTTGAATAAATTAATTATTTAACTCATAATCAGTGTCACCACTGGCACAGCTAAAAGTGATTATTGTGCTGCTACGTAACAACTCTTTTTGAGAAGTAGCCCCTcacattgtttgttttcttggcaCCATTCGTTGACAGGGTATCACTGGAATCCGCTTCGCCGGTGGAGAAAAGTGCTATATCAAGACTCAAGCCAAGGGTCAGCTCCCTGACGTGGAGAGCCTGAACAAGGACTCATTGATGTTTGACTTGGTAAGTTGTTCCACAATCCACACAGATTTTGTTACCTCTCCTCAACTGTCCTCATTCGCATTCCATAGAAGTGTATATCTTCCAGCTATGCATGCTATGTAGTGCATGCTTTCTAGCTATGTAATGCATGTCTCTTTCCCTACACAGGGTAGGCCACAGTGGTGTGTTGCATTGTATGGAAGGAgaaacatgaataaaaaaaataaaaaaaacatagcaaGCACTAAGCCCTAATTCAGAACAACCTGATTGCAGTTCCTTAAGTAACATTATGATGTGTTATCCTGGACTGATTAAGTGACTGTTAGATTGGACCTAAAATCCATCATAGGCCCTCATGAATAGGTTTTTAATGTTTATATCCTCAAACAATTCTAATCGATTACTGACAGCATCCCCTGCTTGTCAGATTGTCTTTTGTGTTCATGTTGATATATCCTCCACAAAACCATTCGGAAGTGATAGATGCCTCCCTTTTGTGTTCATGTGGAAATATCCTCCACAAAACCTTTTCTGTAGTGAACGACTGTGCATGTGTCCCCTGCTTTTGGCCCACGTTCAGCCTCTTTAGACCCACGTTTACTGCCTGAGGTGCTTCTTCCCAGCCTGCCTGCGCTCTACGTCCCCCTCGTAGGGCGCGCTGCCTTCGCCAAATCTCCAAATTAGACAGTTAATGCATCCCGAACAGCCAGCTgtggcattctctctctctctctccctctctctctttttctctctctctctgtctgtctctccctctctctctgtctttctctctatctctctgtctgtctctctctctctctctctctctctctctgtctgtctctctctctctttctctctcccgacaacatcccccccccccccccccacccccccccataaTAGCGTCCGCCACCGCCACTGCAAAAGGCAAAGTTGGCCGTATCCAAATTCCTCCCCCAGCACGCATCCATTTTGAAGTGATTGCATGTAAATGGCCGTGTGAATATTCATGTGTTGTGCGCGCGAGCTGCAGAGCGCAGATAAGGGTGGTCCTGTCAGCGGCAGCGGTGGCGGCGGCAGCCTCGCAGCGCATTTCCTCTCTGCCGCGCTCTCCGCTCGAGCCGGCGTGGAGGAAAAGTGGGAAATGGATGAATGCTCTCATTGTGAGTCGACCGGAGTCgtgagaatgagcgctcacaaaAAGCATGTCTTCACGCCACTCCACGGCCGTCGCACACCAACCCCAAACAATATGTTTGCTGCGTGCATGTATTTAtaggtacacacatacatgcataagcagtatgtgtgtgtttgtgtgtgtttacacgtgGTGTGTGCTGTGCACAGAGCCGGTTGAAAAGGCATCAAACAGACGTACACAACTCTTAAACGCCTCCCTGAAAATAGTTGCCATGGTATGTTATCTGTGCGACACAAACAACGATTACAGCCACGCATTCACCAGCTCCCATCAGCCCCAGCCTGTTTTATGAGGTGACGCTTGTTTTTTAGAAGCATATTCTCTCATTCCCACTCTATTTAACCTGTGTGCTTTAGTTCAGGTCAGGACAAGAACTAATGCAAAGTATCGTGTGATGCTCTTGAGAGGCAGTTCCAGGGAAGGAGAAACGTCTCTTCCTGCCAAGAGTAGATTTAACAGTGCACTCACTTCATTTCCTCCCCTAGGAGGACGAGATAATGCCAGCCAAGTTTGAGGAGGAGTCTCTCATATGGGTGGCCTCTGGGACGCCTCTCAAGGACAGCAGCTTCCTGAGCACCAAGATCCTGGACCTCTGCGCTGACCTGCCAATCTTCTGGCTCAGGCCCACCTACCGCAATGGTACCGTGTCACCCttatttgttttatatttaGAGATTTTTTAAAGTTAACAGATGAAGAGATAAGAGATGAGGAAGAACCATGGGGCTTTAAACGTCACtgcaaatattattattattatttatttaaaaaaacataaataggtGCTCCATGGTGTGCAGATCATCTCTTATTATTTGTATACTAATATACTTTACATCCTACACCCCTCCAAATGGCTTTTGGGATGTACATGGCCTCTCACTGTTTCTCTAGGTTAACAAATGAAACCTAAACCTCAAAACTTGTACACCAATGGTAGCCTGATACCCTTTTCTAAATAGCCAAGAGATTTTGAAGATTTTAGATTAGACCTAAATCTTGAAACTTGTTTGGCTTGGCTATGTAATGAAGAAACTCAAGAAGACGTCGAATTCCATTTGATAGAATTGACTTTTGTGTCTCTTGTCCCCCTTTCCTCTGTGGTTTAAAATGGCAATTACCTGGAGCCTCATAAAACTCCAGCAAGGCACAAGTTCTCTGTCAACCCAGGAGGGAGATGACTAGCCTGTAAGAATCGATTGCACTTTGTTGCATTCGACTGCAGGGTCACTTTCACAGTGAATTAACAATGCAACTGTGCTACTTTGGGCCAAGTGGGTGCAGGAGGTTCTGATTTCTTCTGAATTGTGGTTTTCGATGACTGGGCCAGGAGGGCAGAAGAA
The Alosa sapidissima isolate fAloSap1 chromosome 23, fAloSap1.pri, whole genome shotgun sequence genome window above contains:
- the LOC121698547 gene encoding leukocyte cell-derived chemotaxin 1-like is translated as MAATSEKIPIALAGPEDLQQFMPPAYTAVTVKPSHSGRLLKVGVAVLIVGAALLLFGAIGAFYFWNVNDKHVYNVHYSMSINGKVEEGSMEIDPVNNLERFRTGSGSDEAMEVHDFHIGITGIRFAGGEKCYIKTQAKGQLPDVESLNKDSLMFDLEDEIMPAKFEEESLIWVASGTPLKDSSFLSTKILDLCADLPIFWLRPTYRNGGQKKRRALPSRARRQVVGPEDEEPVEEEPPFNPENPYHRGMEGEEGTMTFDPMLDHTGVCCTECRRSYTQCQRICEPLGGYHPWPYHYRGCRVACRVIMPCRWWVGRILGIL